The region CGGCATGGCCAAGGTGGAGATTCTGCCCATCTCCAGACCCACCCCCGACGAGAACTACACCCTGGTCTACTACCACCACTACTCCTTCGAGGCCGAGAGCTACCTGGCCCACGGCCAAAGGACGAACCACCCGGTCTGCTTCATGAGCGCCGGATACTCGACGGGGTGGTGCTCCGTGGCCTTCGGACTGGACCTCAAGGCGGAGGAGCTCTCCTGCCGGGCGATGGGCGGCGAGCGGTGCCTCTTCGTGATGGCGCCGCCGCGGCACCTGGTCCAGCGGATAGCCGAGCTGCGTTCTCCGGGCGGTGTGGGTCTGCGGGTGTAGAGTCGCGCCTTCGGTGGGTTTTATCGCAAGGGGGTCCGCCGCGGACCCCCCTTTAGCGGTTTACCTTGAAACCGGGGGTCCAACTACCGCGGCGTTAACCGAACGATTCCCAGCGGCTTGCCTTGCGCCCGGGGTTTTGCTACGCTGGCGCCGAACCGAGCGAAAAGGGAGGCCCGAAGATGCAGGAAGGACCGGAAAAGCCGAAGAAGGTCCAGATTGACCTTCCCCCGGAGGTGGCCGCCGGGAAGTACGCCAACGCCGTCCACATCTCCGTCACGCCGGGTGAGTTCGTGATTGACTTCGCCCGGGCGCTGCCGGGGATGGGCAAGGTGCTGGTCCACAGCCGGATAATCCTCCCGCCCATCGCCGCCAAGGCCCTGCGCTTGCGGCTCGAGCAGGCGGTGAACGGTTTTGAGGAAAAATTCGGGGAGATCAAGCTCCCCGGGAACAAGAAGGGCAAACCGCCCTTCGATTACGGCGCCTTCGACGGCGACCCTACGGGAAACTGACTTGGGTGTTCTGACCTTCGCCGAGAAGTTTTTCTCGC is a window of bacterium DNA encoding:
- a CDS encoding DUF3467 domain-containing protein, whose translation is MQEGPEKPKKVQIDLPPEVAAGKYANAVHISVTPGEFVIDFARALPGMGKVLVHSRIILPPIAAKALRLRLEQAVNGFEEKFGEIKLPGNKKGKPPFDYGAFDGDPTGN